In Sulfurospirillum tamanense, the genomic stretch CCAATAAACCAAACAAACTCATCACGTCCCAAAGAGTATCAATATCCTCTAAATGCGTATTTTTTGGATGGAAAGCGATTGCAACATCAAAAAACTGACCCTCAGACAAAGCTTCACGCGTTAGCTTATCTCTGTAATGCCAAAGCCCTTGCCCAAGCATATATTGCGTCCCTGAGCTCTTAATTTCATCACCTTTTTTTATGGTCTGCATATTACTTGACGACACTTTTAGCAAAAACACCCCTTGTCCACCAGCGCCCTCTTCGGCTGCTGCGCCAAAGAGACGCGCCTCTTCTTCGTGGAGCCATTTAAGTGCTTTATTTTTATCGTTCCCATTCTTTGCAAGTGCTTTTTGCCAATTTAACGCACGCCACCAAAATCGCAATGCGCCCTTAATGGAAGGCGGGCGAATGCTGCTTGCCTCATGTTTCTCTCCGCCCAAAAACATGGGCGTTACAACCCGAAAAGTTGCTTCAATGGTTTTCATACCTCTCCTTTTTGCAGTAGTTTATCTGTAAATAATGACAATTAGCGTCATTTACTAACACGAATCTCTCCCAATCCAAACACGGTCTGCTTTCCAAGTCCCATGATTTCCCCAAGCTTCAAGAGCATATAACTACGCTCGTCAAGTTGCTCATATTCCACAAATCCCGTAATGCCGCCAAGCTGCATCGTAGCCTCTTGTCGGTTAGAAAAACGCGTGAGATCTTGAAAAATAATGTGGGTTTTTCCTTCTACATAACGAGGTTTTGTTAGAGATTTGGTGGTGGGAAAATGCTTAAGCTCACTCAAACGATGATACACCGAGGCAATCAACCCCTCTAGCGTAGGTTTTGTGCTCAACAAACGCCCATCACTCTTAATGCGTAGTGGCGTTTCAAAGATCACCTTGGCGCACGACTCTACTGTGTCTGGTATAAATGATTGAGGAACTAGTGTTTTTTCAATCGCTATGCCATTACATGTAAGACTTTTAAGCACAAAGGTTTCACGCCCCACGTGAAGCCCTTGAACCTCCAACATATAACGCAATGCTTTCGCAACCACAGGCAAATATCCGCAGGCCTCTTCAAACAAATACAGACTAAAATCATAATGACTCTCCCCTAGCCCTTTGGAAAAACGGTAAGGATGGGAAAAATTTTTGTGCTCATAAAACATAAAATAAACGCACTGGCCACTCGCAGCACACTGGGTACATTTTTGCAATGTTTGGGTACAAGCAACATGCTTTAGCGCATGTCCAAACGCTCCTCGAAGCGCAGAGCCAAGAAAAAACGGCGGCGGATGTTCTGTTGGCATTACCAAAACATCGATTTTGTGGAAGAGTAGCAACACTTCTCCTTTTTGAAACGATTATTGCATCATACCGATTTTAAATATCAGCTTAACAAAACCAAAACATGTTACAATCCCGCCCATGAACATCTCCACACTTCAAGCCCTCCATCACTCCCTTCATGCGTGGTACGCTGCCCGTGGGCGGCATGATTTGCCGTGGCGGCATACGCGCAATCCTTACAAGATTTACCTTAGTGAAATCATGCTCCAACAAACCCAAGTGACCACGGTTTTGACGCGCTTTTACGACCCATTTTTGGCACGCTTTCCTAGCCTCTCTTCCCTGAGTGACGCGCCACTTGAAGCGGTGCTAGAGCAGTGGCAAGGGCTTGGCTACTACACCAGAGCGCGCAACTTACACGCCTGCGCCCTTACATGTAAGGGTTTTTTGCCCGACTCCCCCGAAGCATTGTACGCATTGCCGGGCATCGGCAAAACCACCGCCCACGCTATTTTATGTTTTGCTTACAGGCAAGCTTTTCCCATCCTAGAAGCCAATGTCAAACGCATCCTAGCGCGCTTAAACGCCCTTGAAGCGCCTAGCGAAAAAGAGCTTTGGGAACACGCGTGGGCCTTGCTTGATAGGCAAAATCCATTTGACTACAACCAAGCGCTGATGGACTTGGGCGCACTGGTTTGCACCGCCAAAAACCCCTCTTGCGCCACCTGTCCGCTAAGCTTTACATGTAAAGGCATCCACACCCCCACGCGCTTTCCCGCGCCAAAAGTCAAAAAAACCATTCCTCACCACCACCGTTTTGCCCTCGTTTTGCGCCAAGGCGACACTCTTGGTCTCACCCAACACACGGAGCGTTTTTTGCACGGACTGTGGGGCTTTCCCCAGTCCGACACGCGCCCGCAAGGCCAACACCTTGGCACCGTGGCGCACACCTACAGCCACTTCAAACTCACCCTCGAAGTCTTTACATGTAACGCATCCACAGAAGAAATAACGTGGTTTTCCAAAGAAGCCCTCGCCACCTTACCCCTTTCCTCACTGGAGCGTAAAATCCTCATGTTGGTAGCTTTTTAATCAGTCTTTTAGGGCCTTTCGTGCTACAATCTCTCCATGAAAACCCTTATTTTTTCCGATATGGACGGCACTTTACTTGACCACGAAACCTATGATTTCTCCCCCGCTTCGTCGCTGATTTTAACCTTACAAACCCAGCACATTCCCCTCATTCTCACCACCAGCAAAACCAAAGCCGAAGTGCTCTGGTGGCAAGAAAAACTTGGCATCCGCGCGCCTTTCATCCCCGAAAATGGCTCGGCCATTTACGTTCCTGTGGGCTACGACGCGCTCACCCTTCCCACTTACCCAGCCAACGAAGGGTGGCACTGCATTGCACTTGGCAAGCCCTACGCTTTCATCACCGCTTACCTTTCTACCGTCGCAGACAAATACGGCATCCAAGGCTTTAAATCCATGGACATTGCCGCTATCGCGCGCCACACGGGGCTAGGCGAAGTGCAGGCACAGTTGGCCAAAGAACGCGAATTTAGCGAACCTTTTTTGATGGAAGAGCCAGATTTAGTAGCTATTTTGCGCGAAGAAGCAAGGCTTTATGGCCTCACCATTGTCGAAGGCGGGCGCT encodes the following:
- a CDS encoding A/G-specific adenine glycosylase, which gives rise to MNISTLQALHHSLHAWYAARGRHDLPWRHTRNPYKIYLSEIMLQQTQVTTVLTRFYDPFLARFPSLSSLSDAPLEAVLEQWQGLGYYTRARNLHACALTCKGFLPDSPEALYALPGIGKTTAHAILCFAYRQAFPILEANVKRILARLNALEAPSEKELWEHAWALLDRQNPFDYNQALMDLGALVCTAKNPSCATCPLSFTCKGIHTPTRFPAPKVKKTIPHHHRFALVLRQGDTLGLTQHTERFLHGLWGFPQSDTRPQGQHLGTVAHTYSHFKLTLEVFTCNASTEEITWFSKEALATLPLSSLERKILMLVAF
- a CDS encoding HAD-IIB family hydrolase, translated to MKTLIFSDMDGTLLDHETYDFSPASSLILTLQTQHIPLILTTSKTKAEVLWWQEKLGIRAPFIPENGSAIYVPVGYDALTLPTYPANEGWHCIALGKPYAFITAYLSTVADKYGIQGFKSMDIAAIARHTGLGEVQAQLAKEREFSEPFLMEEPDLVAILREEARLYGLTIVEGGRFFHCLGHGADKGAALQLLTSLYRRHGHEVRTIALGDSPNDLPMLRVAHTPILLPNPSRAPFLCENCTPLHAPHPGPLGWASALKEVLCL
- the cas6 gene encoding CRISPR system precrRNA processing endoribonuclease RAMP protein Cas6 — protein: MLLFHKIDVLVMPTEHPPPFFLGSALRGAFGHALKHVACTQTLQKCTQCAASGQCVYFMFYEHKNFSHPYRFSKGLGESHYDFSLYLFEEACGYLPVVAKALRYMLEVQGLHVGRETFVLKSLTCNGIAIEKTLVPQSFIPDTVESCAKVIFETPLRIKSDGRLLSTKPTLEGLIASVYHRLSELKHFPTTKSLTKPRYVEGKTHIIFQDLTRFSNRQEATMQLGGITGFVEYEQLDERSYMLLKLGEIMGLGKQTVFGLGEIRVSK